The Actinomycetota bacterium region GCTGATCTGCGAGGCGTTCCCTGCCGTGATCGTCCCGTCAGGACGGAACGCGGGGTTCAGCTTGCCAAGCGACTCGACGGTCGATTGCGGCCTGATGCCCTCGTCGCGTTCGACGATGGTCGCGCCGCCGCGGGACGAAACCTCCACGGCCACGACTTCCTCAGCGAGCGCGCCGGATTCCCATCCCGCCGCCGCCCGGCGGTGGGAACGCGCCGCCCACTCGTCCTGCTCCGTTCGCGTGATCCCGAGCTCGGCGTTGATCTCATCGGAGGACTCGCCCATGTGCTGGCGCGTGAACGTCGACCACAGGCCGTCGTGGATCATCGAGTCGACCAACTCGGTGTCGCCGAGCCGAGAACCGTCCCGCGCCTTCGGCAGCACGTAGGGGGCGCCGGACATCGACTCCATGCCGCCGGCGACGACGATCTCGACCTCGCCCGCCCGGATCAGCTGATCGGCGAGCGCGATCGCGTTGATGCCCGACAGGCAGACCTTGTTGATCGTGACGGCCGGCACTTCCTTGGGGATCCCGGCCCCGATGGCCGCCTGCCGCGCAGTGATCTGGCCCGCGCCGGCCTGTAGGACGTGACCCATGATCACGTAGTCGACTTGTCCGGGATCGACGTCTGACCTCGCCAGGGCCTCGCGGATCGCCACGGCGCCGAGGTCGACGGCCGGGACGTCGGACAGACCACCCTTCAGCTTGCCGATGGGGGTCCGTGCACCGCCGATCACGACGGAAGAGGTCATGCCGTCCTCTCGTTGTGAAGGATGAATCCAGTTTACGGCGCGGGTGTGATCGAAAGGACGCGCGCATGAAGGCGCCACGGTTCGGCATCTCGATCATCCCCTCGGCGTCCGGCCGTTCGGACCCGGTCGCCGAAGCGGTTCACGCGGAGGAGCTCGGTTTCGACCTCGTCACGGTCTGGGACCACCCGCATGGCGAGCACCCGTCGTTCGAGACGTGGACCCTGATGACACGGATCGCCGCCCGGACGAGCCGGATCCGCGTGGCGTCCGACGTGCTCGGCCTTCCGCTCCGCCTGCCGGCCCTGACGGCAAAGATGGCCGAATCGCTGGATCGACTCTCCAACGGCCGCCTGATCCTCGGCCTCGGCGGAGGAGGCAGCGACGCGGAGTTCGCAGGTTACGGCGCGCCCATGAGGGCGCCCGACGAGAAGGTCGAGGCGCTCGAAGAGGCGCTCACCGTGATCCGCGGTGCTTGGGCGGAGCCGGCGTTCACGTTCAAGGGGCGGCACTACCGAACGGATGGCACGCAGCTCGAGCCCAAACCGGCCCATTCGATCCCCATCTGGCTCGGCACGTACGGGCCGAGGGCGCGAGAGCTCACGGGCCGCTTGGCGGACGGATGGATCCCGTCGCTCGCCTACCTCCCCCTGCCGCAGGCAAGACGGAGCATCGTGGACGTTCGCGCATCGGCGGAGCGCGCCGGGCGAGACCCGGATGATCTCGACTACGCCGTCAACGTCGGCGTCAGGATCGGTGGTCCGGCGCCACCCGATGAGGATCGAAGGCTGGGCGGGGAGCCGGACGAGATCATCGAGCGCGTCCTGGAGATCCTCGACGGCGGCTTCACCGTCGTGAATTTCTTCGTCGGGGGGCGCCGCGAGGATCAGGCGGAACGGTTGGCGATCGAGGTCCTTCCGGTCGTACGTCAGACCCCTACCTGAACCTCCCGGCGCCAGCGGTCGAACAGCTCGAGCGAGTCGAGGCAGAAACGTTTCCGCTTGATCATGGCGTCGACCGCGTCGAGCGAAACGAACGATCCCCATACGACCTCGGTCGGCTGCCACACGATTGGCCGTCCCACACGACGTCGAAGACGCCGCGGAAACAATGTCCGTCGGGTCCGTCATACCGGAGGACGAAGCGCTAGGTAGGCCGGGCCGTGATACCGAGCTCTACACCTCGACGAGCTCGTCGGCGGGACGCACGCCGTCGAGTGTAGGTGGGTTCGGACGACCGAACTCAGGCCCTGCGCTCGATGGATGGGCATGCCCCGATTCTGCGGATTTACGCGATGGAAACGAAAGGGACATGGCGCCGCGACCGACGCCGGCTACAAAGTCCCCGTTCGGATTTCGTGACCTCGGGGAGGAGGCGGCCCATGCCGCAGATCGACACCGGCGACACCGCTTGGGTCCTCATGTGCGCGGCGTTGGTGATGTTCATGACGCCGGGCTTGGCGCTGTTCTACGGCGGCCTGGTGCGAACGAAGAACGTGCTGGGGACGATCATGCAGTCGTTCTTCGCCCTCGCGCTGGTCACCGTGCTGTGGACGCTGATCGGGTACACGCTGGCATTCGGGCGGGACGTCGGTGGCGTGATCGGCGGTCTGTCGTTCCTGGGCCTGAACGACGTCGGCCTCGAGCCGAGCGAGACGTACGGGACGACGGTCCCCCACCTTGCGTTCAGCACCTACCAGCTGATGTTCGCGATCATCACGCCAGCGCTCATCACTGGCGCCGTTGCCGAGCGCATGCGGTTCTCCGCGTACGCTCTATTCCTCGGCCTGTGGTCGATCCTCGTCTACGCGCCCGTCGCGCACTGGGTCTTCGCGGACGGGTGGTTGGGCCTCTCGGGCGTCGGCGCGCTCGACTTCGCCGGTGGAACCGTGGTGCACATCAACGCCGGCGCCGCCGCGCTCGCGGCGATCGTGTTCCTCGGCAAGCGACGCGGGTTCGGTCGGCAGGCGTTCATCCCCCACGACGTGCCGATGGTGATCCTCGGCGCCTCGATCCTGTGGTTCGGGTGGTTCGGGTTCAACGCAGGGTCGGCGCTCGGCGCCAACGGCCTGGCCGCGTCTGCCTTCACCGTTACCAACCTCGCCACCGCGGCAGCGGTCCTCGGTTGGCTCCTGTTCGAGCGGGTCAAGCACGGGCGGGCCACGACGATCGGCGCCGCCACGGGCGCCGTGGCAGGGCTCGTCGCGATCACGCCGGCGGCCGGCTTCGTCGAACCCTGGGCGGCTATCGTCATCGGCTTCGCGGCGGGCGCCGTCTGCTTCTTCGTCGTGAACCTGAAAGCGCGGATCGGCTACGACGACTCGCTCGACGTCGTTGGAGTGCACCTGGTCGGCGGCATCGTCGGCGCGCTGTTCACGGGCGTGTTCGCCAGCGCCGCGGTGAACGGCTTCTCCGGCGGGCTCGTTCAGCTGGGCCGGCAGGCGCTCGCCGTCGGGGCGACGATGGCCTTCTCGTTCGCGATGACGCTCGGGATCCTGAAGGTCGTCGACATGCTCGTCGGCGTGCGAGTCAGCGAGGAAGAGGAGCTGACGGGGCTCGACCTGTCGCAGCATTCGGAGGTCGCCTACACGTCGAGCGAGGGATCCGGTGCGCTCGCGGGGCAGCAGGATACGGTGATCGCCGTCCCTGAAACGCCCACGCCCGCCGTTCCGGCGTACCGCGAGACCCGGATCGGGGCCTCCACGAAGCCGTAGGGGTCGACCGCCTCTCGGCGCGACTCAGTTGCGCGCCGAGAGCGCGATCTCGATCTCCCGCAAGATCTCGTCGCCGACGAGCTCGTCCCGGGCGATCAGCGCATCGCGGAGGGCCACGACGACGTCGCGGTTCTCCTTGAGCACCGTCTCGACGCGCTGGCGGCCCGCGGTCAGGATCTCCTCCACCCGCGTGCGTCCCTGCTCGTCCCCGAGCACCCTGCCGACAAGGTTCTTCGATCCGACCGGCCCCTCGGCGATCGCGTCGTAGCTCACGAGGGAGCCGGCCATCCCGAACGAACCGACCATCTGGGCGGCCAGCGTCGTCGCGTGCTGGAGGTCCGCTGCCGGTCCGGTGCCGCTCTCGCCGAAGAACGCCTCTTCCGCGGCGAGCCCTCCGAGGGCGATGGCGATGCCCGCCTCGAGCTCCGTTCGCGTGCGAGTGAACCGTTCCTCCTCGTCGCCGTGCGCGAGGAGGCCCAGCGCCTGACGGCGCTTGATGATGGAGAGCACCTCGAGACGTCGGCCCTTCCCCAAGAAGTACGCCACCGTCGCATGACCGGCTTCGTGCGTCGCGACGGACACGCGATCGGACTCCGTATAGACGACCGGCTGCTTGAAGCCGAGCTCCTCGGTCAACTTGGCCTCGTGGATGTCCTGGAGGCTCATCGCCTTGCGCCCGTTTCGAAGGGCCACGAGCAACGCTTCGTCGAACAGATGCTCGATCATGACCGGCGTGTAACCGAACGTGTCGTGCGCGAGGCGCTCACGAATCTCGTCCTCGTCGAGCTGCTCGTGGTGTGTCTTGCGTTCGAGGAAGAAGTCGACGAGCTCGCGACGTCCGTTCTTCGTAGGAACGTCGAAGTACAGGCGTTGGTCGAACCGGCCCGGCCGCACCAACGCTGGGTCGAGCTGATCCGCGCGGTTGGTCGCGGCGATCAGGAGGATGTTGTTGTAGCTCGGCTTCCCAGCGGCGAGGCGCCGGTCCGGCGGAAGGTAGTTGTTGATCATCTCGATGAAGCCGGCCCTGATGCGGTCACGAAATGGCGGCTGATCGAACGACTGCATCTGGATCAGGAGCTCGTTCACCATGCCGGAGCCGCCGGCGCCGACGACGCTCGACGCAACTCGTCCAAGACCTGTCGGGTCGGGGCTCGCGTTCAGGCCGCCTCGATCGGAACCGACCGCATCGATCTCCTCGATGAATCCGATCGCCCCGCCCTCCTTACGCGCGAGCTTTCGAAGCCTGCGGAAGA contains the following coding sequences:
- a CDS encoding acetyl-CoA C-acetyltransferase, whose product is MTSSVVIGGARTPIGKLKGGLSDVPAVDLGAVAIREALARSDVDPGQVDYVIMGHVLQAGAGQITARQAAIGAGIPKEVPAVTINKVCLSGINAIALADQLIRAGEVEIVVAGGMESMSGAPYVLPKARDGSRLGDTELVDSMIHDGLWSTFTRQHMGESSDEINAELGITRTEQDEWAARSHRRAAAGWESGALAEEVVAVEVSSRGGATIVERDEGIRPQSTVESLGKLNPAFRPDGTITAGNASQISDGGAAVVVMSRERADRLGLAPIAEIVAHGMSADRFPYLHTVPAIALQNAVKKAQLDVHDLGLLEVNEAFAAVAVNVTRVLGFDEELVNVNGGAVALGHPIGASGARIVLTLVHEMRRRGVDLGGATICGGGGQGDALVVRRIA
- a CDS encoding LLM class flavin-dependent oxidoreductase; this translates as MKAPRFGISIIPSASGRSDPVAEAVHAEELGFDLVTVWDHPHGEHPSFETWTLMTRIAARTSRIRVASDVLGLPLRLPALTAKMAESLDRLSNGRLILGLGGGGSDAEFAGYGAPMRAPDEKVEALEEALTVIRGAWAEPAFTFKGRHYRTDGTQLEPKPAHSIPIWLGTYGPRARELTGRLADGWIPSLAYLPLPQARRSIVDVRASAERAGRDPDDLDYAVNVGVRIGGPAPPDEDRRLGGEPDEIIERVLEILDGGFTVVNFFVGGRREDQAERLAIEVLPVVRQTPT
- a CDS encoding ammonium transporter, with product MDTGDTAWVLMCAALVMFMTPGLALFYGGLVRTKNVLGTIMQSFFALALVTVLWTLIGYTLAFGRDVGGVIGGLSFLGLNDVGLEPSETYGTTVPHLAFSTYQLMFAIITPALITGAVAERMRFSAYALFLGLWSILVYAPVAHWVFADGWLGLSGVGALDFAGGTVVHINAGAAALAAIVFLGKRRGFGRQAFIPHDVPMVILGASILWFGWFGFNAGSALGANGLAASAFTVTNLATAAAVLGWLLFERVKHGRATTIGAATGAVAGLVAITPAAGFVEPWAAIVIGFAAGAVCFFVVNLKARIGYDDSLDVVGVHLVGGIVGALFTGVFASAAVNGFSGGLVQLGRQALAVGATMAFSFAMTLGILKVVDMLVGVRVSEEEELTGLDLSQHSEVAYTSSEGSGALAGQQDTVIAVPETPTPAVPAYRETRIGASTKP
- a CDS encoding AAA family ATPase, giving the protein MRERTRKRRLRRLLLFLGLLDGYLWYRYLTDNPLRLPTVGPEAVIWAPILVLVLAIGIFTLMPMFSGRSPHAIVRPEEIEVGLDEVRGLDNQVDEVGRTLDVFLGYATFRNELGGNPRRGILFEGPPGTGKTYLAKAMAKQAGVPFLFISGPAFQSMWFGMTAARIRAFFRRLRKLARKEGGAIGFIEEIDAVGSDRGGLNASPDPTGLGRVASSVVGAGGSGMVNELLIQMQSFDQPPFRDRIRAGFIEMINNYLPPDRRLAAGKPSYNNILLIAATNRADQLDPALVRPGRFDQRLYFDVPTKNGRRELVDFFLERKTHHEQLDEDEIRERLAHDTFGYTPVMIEHLFDEALLVALRNGRKAMSLQDIHEAKLTEELGFKQPVVYTESDRVSVATHEAGHATVAYFLGKGRRLEVLSIIKRRQALGLLAHGDEEERFTRTRTELEAGIAIALGGLAAEEAFFGESGTGPAADLQHATTLAAQMVGSFGMAGSLVSYDAIAEGPVGSKNLVGRVLGDEQGRTRVEEILTAGRQRVETVLKENRDVVVALRDALIARDELVGDEILREIEIALSARN